Proteins co-encoded in one Salvia splendens isolate huo1 chromosome 4, SspV2, whole genome shotgun sequence genomic window:
- the LOC121800704 gene encoding uncharacterized protein LOC121800704 yields MAENNEIPPPRGRFGDTLRSGIEYPGEFAYANDNVNIPPHYISLVNGGNLFHGRDEEDPVSHLNAFYELTNSHRPPNVEHHRIKRALFPFSLREKARAWYDSLPGYNIATFQELKTLFLLEYNSPMKIEKLREEITSFRQKYDESFAEAWKRFTEMIRKCPSHGLAPGHDLLKFYKGLNNEGTGLVTAGSNGNLDDLTHDEVRALFQRLANNQRNWHNPRRATEKVGDTFGATKDAERVTAIEAQLADISTQMSSMTKAVKSLQLTPQPQAVTVMKCGLCQGGHHTDQCPSLQGPPVEDVNYIGNHHQGFNQSIQYNNQQNWRPQQILSFMTKSQRENENFKEKTVEKFGQMEATMRNLETQIGQLATSSHTRIPNTIPSNTVPNPKGYEQCKTAASGSKKYGEESDSSGKIRVEKDIRKKIPLSPAMDPKCPFNFPDFIPPPPFSIEKKKTKKITQEKGLDWMMSIIRKVRVDVSLVDLFLHFPKFSKFFKDLIAKKEKIQEDGVVRLSTFCSQLVKGKIPAKRRDPGSCVIPCEMGDKKFPKCLLDQGSRISLMALKTARSIGLQVRIESIDIELQLADHSIVKPLGIIMDVLVKVDKFVLPVDFIVLEMEEEKDMPILFGRPFLAIGDVVIKTKTNTVVFRVDGEELVIEQEKAEKRLWELG; encoded by the exons ATGGCAGAGAACAATGAGATTCCACCACCCAGGGGAAGGTTTGGCGACACTCTTAGGTCGGGAATTGAGTACCCGGGGGAGTTCGCTTATGCAAACGACAACGtcaacattccacctcactacatTAGTTTGGTGAATGGAGGAAATCTTTTCCATGGACGGGATGAGGAAGATCCGGTGAGCCACCTCAATGCCTTTTATGAGCTAACAAACTCGCATAGACCTCCAAACGTGGAGCATCATCGGATTAAGAGGGCCCTATTTCCGTTCTCGTTGAGGGAGAAAGCAAGAGCATGGTATGACTCTCTACCGGGCTACAACATAGCAACATTCCAAGAGTTGAAGACTTTGTTCCTCTTGGAATACAACTCTccaatgaagattgagaagttgagagaggagatcactTCATTCCGACAGAAGTATGATGAGTCTTTTGCGGAAGCATGGAAGAGATTCACGGAGATGATAAGGAAATGCCCAAGTCATGGactagctccggggcatgaccttttAAAATTCTACAAAGGTCTCAACAATGAGGGCACGGGACTAGTCACTGCAGGCTCAAACGGGAACTTGGATGATTTGACGCATGATGAGGTGAGAGCCTTGTTCCAAAGGTTGGCCAACAATCAAAGGAATTGGCATAATCCAAGAAGAGCGACTGAGAAGGTAGGAGATACATTTGGTGCTACCAAAGATGCGGAAAGAGTGACAGCCATTGAGGCTCAATTGGCGGACATTAGTACCCAGATGTCTTCAATGACGAAAGCAGTGAAATCTCTTCAACTAACTCCTCAACCTCAAGCAGTGACCGTTATGAAGTGTGGGTTGTGTCAAGGTGGACATCATACTGATCAATGTCCAAGTCTTCAAGGGCCACCAGTGGAGGACGTGAACTACATTGGTAACCATCATCAAGGTTTCAACCAAAGCATTCAATACAACAATCAGCAGAATTGGAGGCCTCAACAA ATTCTCTCGTTTATGACTAAGAGTCAAAGGGAGAATGAGAATTTCAAAGAGAAGACGGTGGAAAAGTTTGGTCAGATGGAAGCTACAATGAGGAACCTCGAGACTCAAATCGGGCAGCTAGCTACATCATCACATACAAGAATCCCGAATACCATCCCAAGCAATACGGTGCCCAATCCTAAGGGCTATGAGCAGTGCAAGACG GCTGCATCTGGCAGCAAGAAGTATGGTGAAGAATCCGATTCGAGTGGAAAAATTCGAGTAGAGAAGGATATCCGCAAAAAGATCCCGCTAAGTCCGGCAATGGACCCGAAGTGTCCATTTAATTTTCCAGATTTTATCCCCCCGCCTCCTTTCTCAatcgagaagaagaagacaaagAAAATAACTCAAGAGAAAGGACTCGATTGGATGATGAGTATCATTAGGAAAGTCAGAGTAGATGTGTCCTTAGTGGATTTGTTCCTACACTTTCCTAAATTCTCCAAGTTTTTTAAGGACCTTATCGCAAAAAAGGAGAAGATACAAGAGGATGGTGTGGTGAGATTGAGCACATTTTGCTCACAATTGGTGAAGGGGAAGATACCTGCGAAGAGACGAGACCCTGGGAGTTGTGTGATCCCATGTGAGATGGGAGATAAAAAGTTCCCAAAGTGCCTACTTGATCAAGGCTCGAGAATATCATTGATGGCTCTGAAGACGGCGAGGTCAATCGGTCTACAAGTGAGGATTGAGTCAATCGATATTGAGCTACAATTGGCGGATCACTCAATTGTGAAGCCACTAGGGATCATCATGGATGTCTTGGTGAAGGTGGACAAGTTTGTACTCCCGGTCGACTTTATTGTCCTAGAGATGGAAGAGGAAAAGGACATGCCTATCCTCTTTGGTAGGCCATTCTTAGCGATCGGGGATGTTGTGATTAAGACCAAGACAAACACGGTGGTGTTTCGAGTAGATGGTGAAGAGCTGGTGATCGAGCAAGAGAAGGCGGAGAAGCGCCTATGGGAGCTTGGATAG
- the LOC121801583 gene encoding peptide chain release factor PrfB3, chloroplastic-like — protein sequence MAAELLPTAYFNETQFRNGRNWPNYCPKPRASSNFSLKASQEPLDDDKSKFYKELGMFSLRKRIEDSVLRAEMLAPTALEFEEGKHVDQEGVVRNYDLWDDLTKSNEVLAKLADSAKVVDTLRDLTYKAEEAKLITELAEMDAITYELFKQAYTASLDVNKFLDKYEMSKLLKEPYDMEGACIIIESRWGDTLSERWALQLAQMYMKWAERQGYAGRIVERYHSSNGELKCASIELEFKFAYGYLSGERGVHSLIRCSDSTSALPKASLASVDVIPLFINSSADLPIEDEDIQVSYPSYCEGNPQMSRVSSAVHIHHIPTGVEVQSTGERSRFANKIKALNRLKAKLLVLLRDHGVSGVGSIKRGAATDRWSRETRKYVLHPTKMVHDLRSGAQFPNVSPVLNGNLDPIIAAHISSRQSSTAV from the exons ATGGCGGCCGAGCTTCTCCCGACAGCATATTTTAATGAAACCCAGTTCAGGAATGGTCGGAACTGGCCGAATTATTGTCCGAAACCTCGCGCTTCTTCAAATTTCAGTTTAAAAGCTTCTCAAGAACCCCTCGACGATGACAAGAGCAAGTTCTACAAAGAACTCG GAATGTTTTCTTTGAGAAAGAGAATAGAAGATTCTGTTCTTCGTGCAGAGATGCTGGCACCAACGGCATTGGAATTTGAAGAAGGGAAGCATGTTGACCAAGAAGGAGTTGTCCGCAACTATGACTTGTGGGACGACCTCACCAAATCAAACGAAGTCCTTGCCAAACTGGCTGACAGTGCCAAGGTGGTTGACACACTGAGGGATCTTACATATAAG GCTGAGGAAGCTAAGCTTATCACCGAGCTTGCAGAGATGGATGCTATAACTTATGAGCTCTTCAAGCAGGCATATACTGCTTCTTTAGATGTAAACAAGTTTTTGGATAAGTATGAGATGTCGAAGCTTCTAAAGGAGCCATACGACATGGAGGGAGCGTGCATCATCATTGAGTCGAGATGGGGAGATACACTCTCTGAG AGATGGGCGTTGCAACTCGCACAGATGTACATGAAATGGGCTGAAAGGCAGGGCTATGCTGGGAGGATAGTAGAGAGATATCATTCAAGCAATGGCGAACTGAAATGTGCTTCTATCGAACTAGAATTTAAATTCGCCTATGGATATCTATCAGGAGAAAGAGGCGTACACTCTCTGATAAGGTGTTCGGACAGTACTTCTGCTCTTCCTAAG GCTAGCTTGGCCTCCGTTGATGTGATTCCCCTATTCATCAACTCATCTGCTGACCTGCCAATTGAGGACGAGGATATACAAGTTTCATACCCGTCCTACTGTGAGGGCAATCCACAAATGAGTAGGGTTTCTTCAGCTGTTCACATCCACCACATACCAACAGGTGTAGAAGTTCAGTCTACAG GTGAGAGGAGTCGCTTTGCCAACAAGATCAAAGCCCTCAACCGTTTGAAGGCTAAACTTCTCGTTCTTCTGAGGGACCATGGCGTGTCTGGTGTGGGGAGCATCAAGAGAGGCGCTGCAACGGACAGGTGGAGTCGAGAAACACGAAAATATGTCCTCCATCCAACGAAGATGGTGCACGATCTCAGGTCTGGTGCTCAGTTTCCCAATGTAAGCCCCGTTTTGAATGGCAATCTCGACCCTATCATTGCTGCTCACATCAGTTCCAGACAATCTAGTACTGCTGTGTAA
- the LOC121801173 gene encoding uncharacterized protein LOC121801173 isoform X2 has protein sequence MNFAANTGKESMFLQRCVTNGKYCTLLLKSKDERLSGEVIAAITYQIIPADTQYAEVPLAAVNSIFQRKGIGCLLYSELRERLHSVGVQTILCWGDKESEGFWIRQGFTVIGEVAKNGRPRKLPIKADIRKALCFPGGSTLMSSHLLKASSSGSAELPNLSLLVKPIHLSLGTQQLIHVAEGQGPLSKENNQIVESGYYESDILGTGKLPIDGCQDVGILPAAKNCNVANASGKLDGLREDDEDNFSCSVDGNKKRVWETSCTSLMSKKVKGTHSEDHQSSSYSPSWTHDGGVANSLDRNCLSTIGNNFYADISLANESNSMHEKVDLGVSNITRKDFDIPEIPFTAKSHRIMLMNIADADKKSYLTKIIEDLGGIVTSDGSLSTHVVAGKVRKTLNFCTALCSGAWVISPAWLKESFKKGRFVDEIPFILNDEDYKTKYRVELKSAVVRARANPCSLLKGFDIWLATHVQPPIQTLSAIVKSAGANAIRTQNETHEVSKTIFVACEEDMEEAVSALNLGIRTFSSDWLMNCIMKQELDLDAPQFAESL, from the exons ATGAACTTTGCTGCCAATACTGGAAAAGAATCAATGTTCCTTCAAAGATGTGTTACCAATGG GAAATACTGTACTTTACTTCTCAAGTCCAAGGATGAAAGACTATCTGGAGAG GTCATTGCAGCAATTACTTATCAAATCATCCCAGCTGATACACAGTATGCAGAGGTTCCTCTTGCTGCTGTTAACTCAATCTTTCAGCGCAAG GGAATTGGTTGCTTGTTATACTCGGAATTGAGAGAAAGGCTGCATAGTGTAGGTGTTCAGACTATACTATGCTGGGGAGACAAAGAATCAGAAGGATTTTGGATCAGACAG GGGTTTACAGTAATTGGTGAGGTTGCAAAAAATGGTAGACCTCGCAAACTCCCAATCAAGGCTGATATACGAAAAGCACTGTGCTTTCCTGGTGGTTCAACACTAATGTCGTCTCATCTTCTCAAAGCGAGCTCATCTGGATCAGCAGAGCTACCAAATCTAAGTTTACTGGTGAAACCTATTCATCTGTCTCTTGGAACCCAACAACTGATTCATGTTGCTGAGGGCCAAGGGCCTCTTTCTAAAGAAAATAACCAGATAGTTGAAAGTGGGTATTATGAGTCTGATATATTAGGGACTGGAAAGCTTCCTATCGATG GGTGTCAAGATGTAGGCATTCTGCCAGCTGCAAAAAACTGCAATGTGGCTAATGCTTCTGGAAAACTGGATGGTCTAAGGGAAGATGATGAGGATAATTTCTCTTGTTCAGTGGATGGAAATAAGAAAAGGGTGTGGGAAACCTCCTGCACCTCATTGATGTCAAAGAAAGTAAAGGGCACTCATTCGGAGGACCATCAATCATCTTCTTACTCGCCTAGTTGGACACATGATGGCGGAGTTGCTAATTCTCTTGATAGAAACTGCTTGTCAACAATTGGAAATAATTTTTATGCTGATATTTCACTAGCAAATGAGAGTAATAGCATGCATGAAAAAGTGGATCTTGGAGTTAGTAACATCACAAGGAAAGATTTTGACATCCCAGAAATCCCATTTACAGCAAAATCTCATAGAATTATGCTGATGAATATTGCTGATGCTGATAAGAAATCATATCTCACCAAG ATAATTGAAGATCTGGGTGGAATTGTCACGTCTGATGGAAGCTTAAGTACGCATGTTGTCGCTGGGAAAGTGAGAAAGACACTAAATTTCTGCACTGCTCTCTGTTCAGG AGCCTGGGTCATTTCACCTGCCTGGTTGAAAGAAAGCTTCAAGAAGGGCAGATTTGTAG ATGAGATACCCTTCATTCTGAATGACGAAGATTACAAAACTAAGTACAGAGTTGAGCTCAAGAGTGCAGTCGTCAGAGCAAGAGCAAATCCATGTTCATTGCTTAAAGGTTTCGATATATGGCTGGCGACTCATGTGCAACCTCCCATCCAGACTCTGTCAGCAATTGTCAAGTCAGCTGGAGCAAAT GCCATCAGAACACAGAATGAGACACACGAGGTATCAAAAACCATCTTTGTGGCTTGTGAGGAAGACATGGAAGAAGCTGTATCAGCTCTGAATTTGGGGATTCGGACATTCAGCAGTGATTGGCTTATGAACTGTATCATGAAGCAAGAACTTGATCTTGATGCCCCTCAGTTTGCAGAATCCCTTTAG